A region from the Lycium barbarum isolate Lr01 chromosome 8, ASM1917538v2, whole genome shotgun sequence genome encodes:
- the LOC132606151 gene encoding endo-1,4-beta-xylanase 5-like encodes MKRMRGHPIFYLSLFYWVLSVSPYDGPLYDSSAFAECKLYPEKPLYGGGILKYKLPEFHEFTRADGNTVHLPIFKLQDITPDTIYSFSTWIKIKNADSAVVTASVGDKDSEELCVGTVDAKSGCWSFLKGGFVASTLNLSSIYLKNSDQEDLEVEIASASLQPFTEQQWLLNQQTNINMARKRAVTIHVSNKQGVRLEGASLTIEQVSKDFLLGSAIAYTFIGNTPYQNWFLERFNAAVFEDEIKWYTTEPKRGLINYTLADQLLEFVRRNQITVRGHNIFWEDPKYTPGWVQNLTGSELKSAVNSRIQSLMSKYKDEFIHWDVNNELLHFDFYEQRLGPNATLEFYRTVHQQDPLATLFLNEFNVVENCDSKSTVDKYISKMRELKEDGMSMKGIGLEGHFGAPNPPRIRATLDKLATLGLPIWLTEVDISDTFSKERQAIYLEQVLREGFSHPGVDGIMLWSAIRRNKCYRMCLTDPDLNNLPTGDVVDKLLKEWDTGVLKGQTDEHGSYSFYGFLGEYKVTASYGGKVVDAVFSLSRSEETKHFSLHLPVIST; translated from the exons ATGAAGAGAATGAGGGGTCATCCCATCTTTTATCTCTCTCTCTTTTATTGGGTCCTCTCTGTTTCACCTTATG ATGGGCCACTCTATGATTCTTCAGCGTTCGCCGAG TGCAAACTATACCCGGAGAAGCCACTTTATGGTGGGGGAATTCTAAAGTATAAGTTGCCAGAGTTTCATGAGTTTACGAGGGCGGATGGAAACACAGTCCATTTACCTATTTTCAAACTGCAAGATATCACTCCTGACACCATTTATTCTTTTTCTA CTTGGATTAAGATAAAAAATGCAGATTCTGCTGTCGTAACAGCAAGCGTAGGTGACAAAGATTCAGAAGAATTATGTGTAGGCACTGTAGATGCTAAGTCGGGATGTTGGTCCTTCCTCAAGGGTGGATTTGTAGCTTCTACACTTAATTTGTCTTCCATATATTTAAAG AATTCAGATCAAGAAGACTTAGAAGTTGAGATTGCTAGTGCTTCATTGCAGCCTTTCACTGAGCAGCAATGGTTGTTGAATCAGCAAACAAATATTAATATG GCTAGGAAGCGCGCTGTTACTATCCATGTCTCAAATAAGCAAGGAGTCAGACTTGAAGGTGCATCACTAACAATAGAACAAGTCTCCAAGGATTTTCTCCTTGGATCTGCCATTGCATATACCTTTATTGGTAATACCCCCTATCAG AACTGGTTTCTTGAGCGATTCAATGCTGCAGTTTTTGAAGATGAAATCAAGTGGTACACCACAGAGCCCAAACGGGGGCTAATTAATTATACTCTAGCTGATCAGTTGCTGGAATTTGTCCGAAGGAACCAGATTACAGTTAGAGGTCACAATATTTTCTGGGAGGACCCTAAATATACACCAGGCTGGGTTCAAAATCTTACAGGTTCTGAGCTGAAATCAGCTGTAAACTCCAGGATTCAGAGTCTTATGTCCAAATACAAAGATGAATTCATTCACTGGGATGTTAATAATGAACTACTTCACTTTGATTTCTATGAGCAAAGGCTGGGACCAAATGCAACACTGGAATTTTACAGGACGGTGCACCAACAAGACCCTTTGGCAACCTTGTTCCTCAATGAATTCAATGTGGTGGAAAATTGTGATTCTAAGTCTACCGTTGATAAATATATCTCAAAGATGAGGGAGCTCAAAGAAGATGGCATGTCAATGAAAGGAATTGGCCTTGAGGGTCATTTTGGAGCCCCCAACCCGCCTCGAATAAGAGCTACTCTGGACAAATTAGCAACATTGGGGCTGCCCATTTGGCTCACGGAAGTTGATATCAGCGATACATTTAGCAAGGAGAGGCAG GCTATTTACTTGGAACAAGTATTAAGGGAGGGCTTCTCACATCCAGGTGTGGATGGGATAATGCTGTGGAGTGCGATTAGGAGAAATAAATGTTACAGAATGTGCCTTACTGATCCAGACTTAAACAACCTACCAACTGGTGATGTAGTGGACAAGCTTCTGAAGGAGTGGGACACTGGGGTCCTGAAGGGCCAAACAGATGAGCATGGCTCTTACAGCTTCTATGGCTTCCTTGGTGAATACAAAGTTACTGCTAGTTATGGGGGTAAAGTTGTGGATGCAGTATTCTCCCTTAGCCGCAGTGAAGAGACTAAGCATTTTAGCCTTCACCTGCCGGTGATTAGTACTTAA